From the genome of Blautia hydrogenotrophica DSM 10507:
TCGGCAGCATCCATGCTTAGATATCCATCTGGATCAGACAGTACAGAACTCTTCCAACGCATCGTGTTACATCCGCTGAAATAGGTAGCGTAACCTGTAGAACTGCCCAGTCCAAATTTATTTACAGTACTTGAATAATATTTTTTCATATATTTCCTAGCGAGTGAAATCGCCTCGCTGCTGTAATTGCCTGAAGGAGTAGGCGTTCCCGCAATCTGTACGCATGGAGGCGTAGAATGGACGATCACATAACTGCCATCATCACATTGTCCTAACACGATCCATGCATGTCCCGGACTGCTGGCCACATCCCCAGCCTTAAACTGGCCACGGTAATTATTCTTTTTCAAGGTCGCCTGCGTCCGTTTGGTTCCCCATCCAAAACCAGCGTAAGTCGCTGCCACTGAGTCTGCACTGGTAGCATATCCTGCCCCAACACCACTCTTCGTCTGCATGACGTTGTAGGTAGACCAGGCTACAAAGCCCGAACAATCCAGTCCTTTTGCTCTGGTAGCCACACTCAAATCTCGATAATCATTATAGTCATAGGAACCTGAATTTGCGTCATACCACTGTTTCCATTTCGGATACAGTCCTTTGTATGTGACCGTGGGCTGAGCCCATCCGCCACCCCATACATACAAGGTGGAACCTACCGGCTTCAAAGCATTTAGCAGATAATTCTTCACCGTCTTGGAAGAAGTAGGTTGCTCTGCTGAACCTTCCGACGGCTCCTTAATCAACACTCCATTACTGGAAAACTCATATTTTTTTCCGTCTATCGTCTGCTTTCCGGTTGCCATCACACCATCGCTGAAGAAATAGCGTCTCTCACCTTTTCCATTCTTCATCCAACAGTCAAATACACGGTAACCATTCTTTATGTAGTAATAATCACCGTCAATTTTCAAATAGCCTTTCATCACTCGGATACCGGTCTTCTGGTAATAATATCGGAACTTTGTCTTTCCAAACTGGGCCCAGCCCTTTACCATCTCTCCGTAGGTGTCCTTCATTTTACTAAAATATCTGGCATCACCTTTTGCATTCTTTACCTCACCGGTGCGCATCTTTCCAGTACTCTGGTGGAACCAGTAGGTTTTATCCCCCTGATAAAGCCATCCACTGTGACGAACACCATCTGTCCCAAAATAGTACCGGGAACCGTTGATATTCCACCAATTAGTCGCCATGACGCTTCTGCTGCTGAAATAATAGGTCTTACCGTCAATGGTCTTAAAAGCTTTTTTCACTGCTTTTCCATTAGACTGAAAATAGAGATAGTAAGTTTTTCCGCCGCTGACATTCTTTCCCCAGGTATTGGTCCTCATGGCTCCGTCTGTTCCAAAATAATACCAATAGCCACTGATCCACTTACATCCTGTTGTCATCAACTTTGTAGAAGGATTGAAATAATACTTTTTCTTTCCTATAGTCTGCCAGCCAGTGCAAGCTTTTCCGTTCTTGTAATAGTACTTTCCCTTGGCCGTAGTCTCCCAACCACTCTTGGTCTTCGTGGCCGCCTGTACCTCTGATGTCGTCGTCTGCAAAGTTACCCCGCCGGCGAAAAATAGCATCAGTAAAAGCAGACACCAGAATTTCCAATTACGTTTTCGCTTTCCCATAAAACTTTTTCCATCCTCTTCAAAATTCTTTTCATTTTCTTTTTGATTTTATGTACTTTTTTTTAAAGTTTTTACAAGTGTATTACATTTCTGTGATCTTATTATAGACCGATCTGGACCAAAGTGTCAATAAAAAAAAGACCTTTGTTAGATTTCCAACATAATTGAAAATTACCAAAGGTCTTTTTTGTTAGATTTTCACATTTTTCCTAAAATTACCTCAAATACCAAATCCCATCTGTGTATCGGAATCCTCTCTAGATTACAGCAAATGGCTACGAAGCTCTTCCGCACTCTT
Proteins encoded in this window:
- a CDS encoding N-acetylmuramoyl-L-alanine amidase family protein codes for the protein MGKRKRNWKFWCLLLLMLFFAGGVTLQTTTSEVQAATKTKSGWETTAKGKYYYKNGKACTGWQTIGKKKYYFNPSTKLMTTGCKWISGYWYYFGTDGAMRTNTWGKNVSGGKTYYLYFQSNGKAVKKAFKTIDGKTYYFSSRSVMATNWWNINGSRYYFGTDGVRHSGWLYQGDKTYWFHQSTGKMRTGEVKNAKGDARYFSKMKDTYGEMVKGWAQFGKTKFRYYYQKTGIRVMKGYLKIDGDYYYIKNGYRVFDCWMKNGKGERRYFFSDGVMATGKQTIDGKKYEFSSNGVLIKEPSEGSAEQPTSSKTVKNYLLNALKPVGSTLYVWGGGWAQPTVTYKGLYPKWKQWYDANSGSYDYNDYRDLSVATRAKGLDCSGFVAWSTYNVMQTKSGVGAGYATSADSVAATYAGFGWGTKRTQATLKKNNYRGQFKAGDVASSPGHAWIVLGQCDDGSYVIVHSTPPCVQIAGTPTPSGNYSSEAISLARKYMKKYYSSTVNKFGLGSSTGYATYFSGCNTMRWKSSVLSDPDGYLSMDAAEILADLFGEV